The Calypte anna isolate BGI_N300 chromosome 2, bCalAnn1_v1.p, whole genome shotgun sequence genome includes a window with the following:
- the FANCD2OS gene encoding FANCD2 opposite strand protein produces MADGYHLWGPRSPLDESLWWLRGAAPPPPAASAHPFRGGGPQLVAALAGLRGRVAAVSRPQAVRLMGLDAVFGRLVTAQPPRWSGSLRVSEHSAFCRVVGRRQRPPGGLREAQAHLVATMCRQILRAILLLYTAYKKCAFVLEHSR; encoded by the coding sequence ATGGCGGACGGTTACCACCTCTGGGGGCCCCGTTCGCCCCTCGACGAGTCGCTGTGGTGGCTGCGGGGGGCGGCACCGCCTCCGCCCGCCGCCTCCGCCCACCCTTTCCGCGGGGGCGGCCCCCAGCTGGTGGCTGCGCTGGCGGGGCTCCGCGGACGTGTGGCGGCGGTGAGCCGGCCTCAGGCcgtcaggctgatgggcctcGACGCCGTCTTCGGGCGGCTGGTGACGGCGCAGCCGCCGCGCTGGAGCGGATCGCTGCGGGTGTCGGAGCACTCGGCCTTTTGCCGGGTGGTGGGGCGGCGGCAGCGGCCGCCCGGCGGGCTGCGGGAGGCGCAGGCCCACTTGGTGGCCACCATGTGCCGGCAGATCCTGCGGGCCATCCTGCTGCTCTACACCGCCTACAAGAAATGCGCCTTCGTCCTGGAGCACTCCCGCTGA